A part of Carassius carassius chromosome 32, fCarCar2.1, whole genome shotgun sequence genomic DNA contains:
- the LOC132113402 gene encoding uncharacterized protein LOC132113402, giving the protein LGLMAAASNVIPFGLLHMRPLQWWLKSKGFSQRGNPLRVIKVTRRCLRALDMWKKPWFLNQGPVLGVPCRRVTLATDASLTGWGAVMSGHPARGLWSGRHLTWHINCLEILAVYRALKYFLPDLRGHHVLVRTDNTSVVSYINHQGGLRSRPLYKLAHQILLWSQGKLLSIRAVYIPGRLNVGADILSRQGPRPGEWMLHPEVVKQIWRVFGTAQVDLFATQETSQCPLWFSLVHPAPLGLDAMVQTWPRLRLYAFPPIALLPGVLARVRRDGARLLLVAPFWPGRVWFSDLVSLLDGSPWEIPIRTDLLSQAQGTIIHPRPELWKLWVWPLRG; this is encoded by the coding sequence ttagggctgatggcagctgcgtccaacgtgataccttttggcctgctgcacatgagacccctacagtggtggctcaagtccaagggcttttcccagaggggaaatccacttcgagttatcaaggtcacgcggcggtgccttcgtgccttagacatgtggaagaaaccttggttcttgaatcagggcccggtgctgggagttccttgtcgccgtgtaacgctagcgacagatgcgtccctcaccggttggggtgcggtcatgagtggccaccctgcccgcggtctgtggagtggtcgccatctaacatggcacatcaattgcctagagatactagcagtctatcgagcattgaaatatttcctcccagacctgagaggtcatcatgtgttggtgcgcaccgacaacacatcagtggtctcttatatcaatcaccaggggggtctgcgttcgcgccccttgtacaagctggcacaccagatccttctgtggtcccagggcaaactcctctcgatcagagcagtgtatattcctgggagattgaatgtgggagcagacatactgtcgagacaggggccgaggcccggggaatggatgcttcaccccgaggtggtgaagcagatatggagagtatttggaacagcccaggtggacctctttgcgactcaggagacatcgcaatgtcccctctggttctctctagttcatccagctcctctgggactggacgctatggtacagacctggccgaggcttcgtctgtacgctttcccccctatcgctctgctcccgggagttctggcgagagtacgccgggacggggcccgtctactactagtagccccgttctggccgggtcgagtatggttctcagatctagtctcgctcctcgacggctctccgtgggagataccgatcaggacagacctactctcacaggcgcagggcacgataattcaccctcgcccggagttgtggaagctgtgggtgtggcccctgaggggg